One window from the genome of Streptomyces sp. WZ-12 encodes:
- a CDS encoding CoA-acylating methylmalonate-semialdehyde dehydrogenase: MKTINHWIGGKPVEGVSGNFGPVYNPATGAQEKQVAFASVEEVDAAVRTAKEAYRTWRDSSLAKRTSVLFKYRELVDAHREELARLITAEHGKVHSDALGEVARGLEIIELACGIPEKLKGELSTQVSTRVDVAAIRQSLGVVVGITPFNFPAMVPMWMFPLAIACGNTFVLKPSEKVPSAAFKLAELAAEAGLPDGVLNVVNGDKVAVDALLEHPDVAAVSFVGSTPIARYIHTTGTANGKRVQALGGAKNHMLVLPDADLELAADAAINAAYGSAGERCMAISVVVAVGDTADPLIGKIKERADRLRIGPGDDPASEMGPLITKAHRDKVASYVNGAAAQGADVVLDGTGYTVEGHEDGHWIGVSLLDNVTPEMDAYRDEIFGPVLSVVRVETYEQAIELMNSSPWGNGTAIFTRDGGAARRFQLEVEAGMVGVNVPIPVPVGYHSFGGWKDSLFGDHHIYGNDGVHFYTRGKVVTTRWPDPSDGGINLGFPSNH, translated from the coding sequence ATGAAGACCATCAACCACTGGATCGGCGGGAAGCCCGTGGAGGGCGTCTCCGGCAACTTCGGGCCGGTCTACAACCCGGCCACCGGCGCCCAGGAGAAGCAGGTCGCCTTCGCCTCCGTCGAGGAGGTGGACGCCGCCGTCCGCACCGCCAAGGAGGCGTACCGCACCTGGCGCGACAGCTCGTTGGCCAAGCGCACCTCGGTGCTCTTCAAGTACCGCGAGCTGGTCGACGCGCACCGTGAGGAACTGGCCCGGCTGATCACGGCCGAGCACGGCAAGGTGCACTCCGACGCGCTGGGCGAGGTCGCCCGCGGCCTGGAGATCATCGAACTGGCCTGTGGCATCCCGGAGAAGCTCAAGGGCGAGCTCTCCACCCAGGTGTCGACGCGGGTGGACGTGGCCGCGATCCGCCAGTCGCTGGGCGTGGTCGTCGGCATCACGCCGTTCAACTTCCCGGCCATGGTGCCGATGTGGATGTTCCCGCTCGCCATCGCCTGTGGCAACACCTTCGTCCTGAAGCCGAGCGAGAAGGTCCCCAGCGCCGCGTTCAAGCTGGCCGAGTTGGCCGCCGAGGCGGGCCTGCCCGACGGCGTGCTGAACGTCGTCAACGGCGACAAGGTGGCCGTCGACGCCCTGCTGGAGCACCCGGACGTGGCCGCGGTGTCCTTCGTGGGCTCCACCCCCATCGCGCGTTACATCCACACCACCGGCACCGCCAACGGCAAGCGCGTCCAGGCCCTGGGCGGTGCCAAGAACCACATGCTGGTCCTCCCGGACGCCGACCTCGAATTGGCCGCCGACGCCGCGATCAACGCCGCGTACGGTTCGGCCGGCGAGCGCTGCATGGCGATCTCCGTGGTCGTCGCGGTCGGCGACACCGCCGACCCGCTGATCGGCAAGATCAAGGAGCGCGCCGACCGGCTCCGCATCGGCCCCGGCGACGACCCGGCCTCCGAGATGGGCCCGTTGATCACCAAGGCGCACCGCGACAAGGTCGCCTCGTACGTCAACGGCGCCGCCGCGCAGGGCGCCGACGTCGTCCTCGACGGCACCGGTTACACCGTCGAGGGCCACGAGGACGGCCACTGGATCGGCGTCTCGCTGCTGGACAACGTCACGCCGGAGATGGACGCCTACCGCGACGAGATCTTCGGCCCGGTGCTCTCGGTCGTCCGCGTCGAGACGTACGAGCAGGCCATCGAGCTGATGAACAGCTCCCCGTGGGGCAACGGCACCGCGATCTTCACCCGGGACGGCGGCGCGGCCCGCCGCTTCCAACTGGAGGTCGAGGCCGGCATGGTCGGGGTGAACGTCCCGATCCCGGTGCCGGTGGGCTACCACTCCTTCGGCGGTTGGAAGGACTCGCTCTTCGGCGACCACCACATCTACGGCAACGACGGCGTGCACTTCTACACCCGCGGCAAGGTCGTCACCACCCGCTGGCCCGACCCGTCCGACGGTGGCATCAACTTGGGCTTCCCGAGCAACCACTGA